In the genome of Candidatus Rokuibacteriota bacterium, the window GCCGCTCCAGGATCCTCCTCAGGCGGTCGGCGAGCTGGCGCGCGCGGCAAAGCTTCCCGGCATCCGCGGGGTCTATCTCGGGACCAACGTCAACGGGCGGGAGCTGTCCGATCCGGCGTTCCTTCCCGTCTGGCAGCGGATCGATCAGCTCAGGCTGCCTGTCTTCCTCCACCCGCTCAGCGTTATCGGGGCCCAGCGTCTCGCTCCGTATTACCTCGGCAACCTCCTCGGCAACCCCTTCGACACCGCGGTGGCCGCCGCCCACCTGATCTTCGGCGGGATCCTGGACCGCTTCCCGCGGCTCACAGTCTGCCTCCCCCACGCCGGCGGCGCCTTCCCCTATCTGGTGGGACGCCTGGACCGGGGGCGGAAGGTCCGGCCGGAATGCGCGCATCTCAAGCGTCCGCCCTCCGCGTACCTCCGGCGCTTCACCTATGACACGGTCAGCCACGCGCCGGAGTCGCTCCGCTACCTGATCGGGCTTGTGGGCGCCGACCGGGTGATGGTCGGGAGCGACTACTGCTTTGACATGGGCTACGAGCGGCCCGTGGAGGTCATCACGCGCCTCGCCAGGCTCTCCCGGGGGGGTCAGGCGCGAATCCTGGGCGGCACGGCGGCAAAGCTCCTCCGCCTCTAGCAGAGTTCAGCCACCAAGCTTCAGGATCCGCGCAGCGTTGCCGCCGAGGATCTGCTGCTTCGCCTGTGGTGAAGGCA includes:
- a CDS encoding amidohydrolase, translating into MTNAPVVDIHAHYFPEPYLRAIETQGEAFGVKLNRSDPAGPAIQVGAVLGGPLRPAFWDLDLRRKEMDRQRVAVHALSLTHPMVYWADSALGLRLARLVNDALGQAHTAFPDRFVGLATLPLQDPPQAVGELARAAKLPGIRGVYLGTNVNGRELSDPAFLPVWQRIDQLRLPVFLHPLSVIGAQRLAPYYLGNLLGNPFDTAVAAAHLIFGGILDRFPRLTVCLPHAGGAFPYLVGRLDRGRKVRPECAHLKRPPSAYLRRFTYDTVSHAPESLRYLIGLVGADRVMVGSDYCFDMGYERPVEVITRLARLSRGGQARILGGTAAKLLRL